Proteins encoded within one genomic window of Verrucomicrobiota bacterium:
- a CDS encoding acyltransferase, with translation MKITESFSFYCINLSGKIPSQRIRHFIYRFFYGIRLGLNSVIYNSCEIRDAHRISIGNHSCIGDQCILDGRGGLTIGNSVNFSTGVWVWTMQHQVNDPDFACESAEVVIEDYAWVSCRSVILPGVRIGKGAVVAAGAVVTKSVEPYSIVAGVPAKKIGERSQDLRYELKSYIHFW, from the coding sequence ATGAAAATAACTGAATCATTCAGTTTTTATTGTATCAATCTCTCGGGAAAAATTCCGAGTCAGAGGATTCGCCATTTTATTTACCGCTTTTTTTACGGAATCAGATTGGGACTTAATTCAGTCATATATAATAGTTGTGAGATCAGGGATGCGCACAGGATATCCATTGGAAATCATAGCTGCATTGGAGATCAATGTATCTTGGATGGGCGCGGAGGACTAACCATTGGGAATTCGGTGAACTTCTCTACTGGTGTCTGGGTTTGGACTATGCAGCATCAAGTCAATGATCCGGACTTCGCCTGTGAATCTGCAGAGGTGGTTATCGAGGACTATGCCTGGGTTAGTTGCCGTTCGGTGATTCTCCCTGGTGTCCGCATCGGTAAAGGTGCAGTGGTGGCGGCGGGTGCTGTTGTCACGAAGAGCGTGGAGCCCTATTCGATCGTTGCTGGAGTTCCAGCCAAGAAAATCGGTGAACGTTCCCAAGATCTGAGATATGAACTCAAATCCTACATTCATTTCTGGTAG
- a CDS encoding glycosyltransferase: MRKDAHQISICIPVLNARQYLSERWHSICNQTFQEWELIVCDSGSDDGSCEFIQSIAATDHRVSLHRVLRQGIYAGINECIRRASGEFIYIATADDTMEPECLERLLATLQNHPECGIAQCALTIIDGSGISLPEGKQWERYTLGMYNPQLVSRRNKRMAPHDGLLHPGLLTIYTSLTQLLIRKSVFGRCGLFDGRWGAISDFEWGMRVGLLENCVYIPEKLATWRHHASQATDHADTYVRREKMLQMVDAAFEKSVTISGGGVRSSWSQYAGHLLERDLIQMRIQEWRSGQCTLGMLLQEILLRPTAFLGHFKDVFLNKHWGQWHHGNRYRMISRLLKKCMSPEPVFLDSK, encoded by the coding sequence GTGAGAAAAGACGCCCATCAGATTTCGATTTGCATACCGGTTCTGAATGCGAGGCAATATCTCTCGGAGCGCTGGCATTCGATTTGCAACCAGACCTTTCAGGAATGGGAATTGATCGTCTGCGATAGCGGCTCCGATGATGGCTCCTGTGAGTTTATTCAAAGTATAGCTGCTACAGATCATCGGGTATCCCTCCATCGTGTTCTCAGACAAGGGATCTATGCCGGAATCAATGAGTGCATCCGTCGTGCATCAGGTGAATTCATCTATATTGCTACTGCCGATGACACGATGGAGCCAGAGTGCCTGGAGCGTTTGCTTGCAACGCTCCAGAATCATCCTGAGTGCGGTATCGCGCAATGTGCGCTGACAATTATTGATGGAAGTGGCATTTCATTGCCAGAGGGGAAGCAGTGGGAACGGTATACCCTCGGCATGTATAATCCTCAGCTGGTCTCCAGACGGAACAAGCGCATGGCCCCTCATGATGGTCTTCTGCATCCGGGGCTTCTGACCATCTACACGTCCCTGACCCAGTTACTCATAAGAAAGTCGGTCTTTGGTAGATGCGGTCTATTCGACGGCCGATGGGGTGCGATCAGCGACTTCGAGTGGGGGATGCGGGTAGGGTTGCTGGAAAACTGTGTCTATATTCCCGAAAAGCTCGCCACATGGCGCCATCATGCCAGTCAGGCCACGGATCATGCTGATACCTACGTGCGCCGGGAGAAGATGCTTCAGATGGTGGATGCCGCTTTCGAGAAGTCCGTCACGATTTCCGGAGGTGGCGTTCGTTCCTCATGGTCTCAATACGCTGGGCATCTACTTGAGCGAGATCTGATCCAGATGAGGATTCAGGAATGGAGGTCAGGGCAATGTACGCTCGGCATGTTGCTCCAGGAGATTCTGCTCCGACCGACTGCCTTTCTAGGGCATTTCAAGGATGTATTCCTGAACAAGCACTGGGGGCAATGGCATCATGGGAACAGGTATCGGATGATCAGCCGTCTTCTCAAAAAGTGTATGTCTCCGGAACCAGTGTTTCTGGATTCGAAGTAA
- a CDS encoding glycosyltransferase family 4 protein, whose protein sequence is MNTHFRGRRELPKGNAVNPLMLFIDQRAARGDEDAGSRQMLSYLKLFAGRGYQIVFWSYDGCDDPQSVQVLNSLGIKVLHKAPYIFSFEDWIKAFGNDLKVVFLSRPHVAVQFLNAIKKNSSASIVYYGHDLHVERMNLQNILVPGSFTEETVEAVKNMEEECWDKSDVILYPSIDEVNLLREKYPHRRINILPIECRADTEINEAVTPNDFGERDGMLFVGGFSHLPNQDAVLWFLKEVYPLMAKKLPDLHVSIAGNAPTDEIKARASKQVVVTGRVSEEELRSLYNKVKVVVAPLRIGAGVKGKVVESLRMGVPVVTTSIGVQGLPGYEDAIAVADDPADFAKAVQDLLQDEALWQRRREAGLKYYRENFSESVVAPKVLDLLNGDR, encoded by the coding sequence TTGAACACTCATTTTCGTGGAAGGAGAGAGCTGCCTAAGGGGAATGCCGTAAATCCGCTCATGCTCTTCATCGACCAGAGGGCTGCTAGAGGAGATGAGGATGCCGGTTCACGGCAGATGCTGAGTTATCTAAAGCTTTTCGCGGGGAGGGGATATCAAATCGTTTTCTGGTCCTATGATGGATGTGATGACCCTCAGTCTGTCCAAGTGTTGAATTCATTGGGTATCAAGGTTCTGCATAAGGCGCCCTACATCTTCAGCTTTGAGGATTGGATCAAGGCGTTCGGTAACGATCTTAAAGTTGTCTTCCTCAGTAGGCCGCACGTGGCGGTCCAATTTCTGAATGCTATCAAAAAAAATTCTAGTGCCTCGATTGTCTATTACGGCCATGACCTCCATGTGGAGCGGATGAATCTCCAGAACATCCTCGTTCCGGGATCATTCACCGAAGAGACGGTTGAAGCAGTCAAGAACATGGAGGAGGAGTGTTGGGATAAAAGCGATGTGATCCTCTACCCGTCCATTGATGAGGTGAACTTACTGCGTGAAAAGTATCCTCATCGAAGGATCAATATCCTGCCCATCGAATGCCGGGCAGACACAGAAATTAATGAAGCGGTGACTCCAAATGATTTTGGAGAGCGCGATGGAATGCTCTTTGTGGGAGGGTTCTCACATCTTCCCAATCAAGATGCCGTGCTCTGGTTTCTGAAGGAGGTCTATCCTCTCATGGCTAAGAAGCTTCCCGATCTTCATGTCTCAATTGCCGGAAATGCTCCCACCGACGAGATCAAGGCGCGGGCAAGTAAGCAGGTTGTCGTGACTGGGAGGGTCAGCGAAGAGGAGCTGCGCTCGCTTTATAACAAGGTGAAAGTTGTCGTGGCTCCTCTGCGTATTGGGGCGGGTGTGAAAGGAAAGGTCGTAGAGTCCCTCCGCATGGGAGTGCCTGTGGTGACAACCTCAATCGGTGTCCAGGGTTTGCCTGGATATGAGGATGCGATTGCAGTGGCCGATGATCCCGCAGATTTTGCAAAGGCTGTACAGGATCTCCTGCAGGATGAAGCTCTCTGGCAACGCCGTCGTGAAGCGGGGCTGAAGTATTACCGGGAGAACTTCTCTGAATCAGTGGTTGCCCCGAAGGTGCTGGACCTGCTGAACGGCGATCGTTAA
- a CDS encoding rhamnan synthesis F family protein, with protein sequence MLAKVLHPDYVGRLWLENRHDWARRYMEAWRAGLELRKPFPGFHPGIYRDHHPEVRGDPTIDFLKAGRPEGPWLTEVMREGGAEWLKVKSDCDREYIAVGTAWIDPATAGPQRGELSGRERVKGNKEPIQAALHLHLHYPEQADVLIRALGTARQKPDLFISLTSKEGKVSVKGLLEKYRVKCREIAVFPNRGRDLGPFLTGFRESLLNYEIVGHFHTKGSKHAPPDFVKRWNAFLSGNLIGLCGQMMDTILDRMAADSGIGIVYPDDPMIWGWFENYTIGKTLLEKLGLAIPNENTFFNYPAGSMFWARTAALKPLFDLGLRWEDYPEEPISQDGSILHAIERLFGIIPEQIGYRTLLTHVSGLIR encoded by the coding sequence ATGCTGGCAAAGGTGCTGCATCCCGACTATGTGGGTAGGCTCTGGCTGGAAAATCGTCATGACTGGGCCAGACGCTATATGGAGGCATGGCGCGCGGGACTTGAATTGCGAAAGCCCTTTCCAGGATTTCATCCAGGGATCTACCGTGATCACCACCCGGAGGTACGGGGTGATCCCACCATTGATTTCCTGAAGGCAGGGAGGCCAGAAGGCCCGTGGCTAACAGAAGTGATGAGGGAGGGTGGAGCAGAATGGTTAAAGGTTAAAAGTGATTGTGATAGGGAATACATAGCCGTGGGAACGGCTTGGATAGATCCCGCGACAGCGGGACCCCAGCGGGGCGAGCTGAGCGGGCGCGAACGAGTCAAAGGGAATAAGGAGCCAATCCAAGCGGCCCTGCATCTTCATCTGCATTATCCCGAGCAGGCAGATGTTCTAATTCGAGCCTTAGGGACGGCACGTCAGAAGCCCGACTTATTCATCAGTCTGACGAGTAAAGAGGGGAAGGTGTCAGTGAAAGGGCTGCTCGAGAAATACAGAGTGAAGTGTCGTGAGATTGCTGTTTTTCCGAATAGGGGCCGGGATCTGGGGCCATTCCTCACCGGCTTCCGCGAGTCGCTTCTGAATTATGAGATCGTGGGGCACTTTCATACGAAGGGATCCAAGCATGCGCCCCCGGATTTTGTGAAACGATGGAATGCTTTCCTCTCTGGAAATCTGATTGGCCTGTGCGGACAAATGATGGATACGATTTTGGATAGAATGGCCGCCGATTCAGGCATCGGGATTGTCTATCCTGACGACCCGATGATCTGGGGATGGTTTGAGAACTACACCATAGGAAAGACCCTTCTCGAAAAGCTGGGTCTAGCTATTCCGAATGAAAACACCTTCTTCAATTATCCAGCGGGATCGATGTTCTGGGCTAGAACCGCAGCTCTGAAGCCTTTGTTCGATCTCGGGCTTCGCTGGGAAGACTACCCAGAGGAGCCAATATCACAGGACGGCAGCATCCTGCATGCGATTGAGAGGCTTTTTGGGATCATTCCTGAGCAGATCGGCTACCGAACCTTGCTGACCCATGTTTCTGGCCTTATACGCTAA